Proteins encoded within one genomic window of Mycolicibacterium monacense:
- a CDS encoding alpha-E domain-containing protein gives MLARNAESLYWIGRYVERADDTARILDVTVHQLLEDSSVDPDRVARTLLRVLGMEAPDHPLDVWSLTDIVAFNRDSADGTSIVDSISAARENARGAREVTSTEIWECLNTTYNALAERERAAKRFGPHEFLSYVEGRAAMFAGLADSTLSRDDGYRFMVLGRAIERVDMMVRLLLSRVGDSGSSPAWVTLLRSAGAHDTYLRTYRGVLDAGRVVEFMMLDRLFPRSIFYSLRLAEHNLDELLNRPHNRLGATAEAQRLLGRARSELEFMHPGVLLESLEQRLAGLQKTCSDVGEALALQYFHVAPWVAWTDAGRNAMVIEEGEV, from the coding sequence ATGTTGGCACGCAACGCCGAATCGCTGTACTGGATCGGACGCTACGTCGAACGCGCTGACGACACCGCCCGCATCCTCGACGTCACGGTGCACCAACTGCTCGAGGACTCCAGCGTCGACCCGGACCGAGTGGCCCGGACGCTGCTGCGGGTGCTCGGCATGGAGGCGCCCGACCATCCGCTCGACGTGTGGTCGCTGACCGACATCGTCGCGTTCAACCGCGACAGCGCCGACGGTACGTCGATCGTCGACTCGATCTCGGCGGCGCGCGAAAACGCCCGTGGCGCACGTGAGGTCACCTCGACGGAGATCTGGGAGTGCCTCAACACCACCTACAACGCCCTGGCCGAACGGGAGCGCGCCGCCAAACGCTTCGGCCCGCACGAGTTCCTGTCCTACGTCGAGGGGCGCGCCGCGATGTTCGCCGGGCTGGCCGATTCCACGCTCAGCCGCGACGACGGTTACCGGTTCATGGTGCTCGGCCGGGCGATCGAACGCGTCGACATGATGGTCCGGTTGTTGCTCTCGCGCGTCGGCGACAGCGGATCGTCGCCAGCGTGGGTCACGCTGCTGCGTTCGGCCGGTGCGCATGACACCTACCTGCGCACCTACCGGGGCGTGCTGGACGCCGGCCGCGTCGTCGAGTTCATGATGCTCGACCGGCTGTTCCCGCGGTCGATCTTCTATTCGCTGCGCCTAGCCGAGCACAACCTCGACGAACTGCTCAACAGACCGCACAACCGGTTGGGCGCCACGGCCGAAGCGCAGCGTCTGCTGGGCCGCGCGCGCAGCGAGTTGGAATTCATGCATCCCGGTGTCCTCCTCGAATCGCTCGAGCAACGGCTGGCCGGGTTGCAGAAGACGTGCAGCGACGTCGGAGAAGCGTTGGCGCTGCAGTACTTCCACGTCGCGCCGTGGGTGGCTTGGACCGATGCCGGTCGCAATGCGATGGTCATCGAAGAAGGGGAGGTCTAG